One region of Salvelinus namaycush isolate Seneca chromosome 3, SaNama_1.0, whole genome shotgun sequence genomic DNA includes:
- the LOC120036854 gene encoding hemoglobin subunit beta, giving the protein MVDWTDAERSAIVGLWGKISVDEIGPQALARLLIVSPWTQRHFSTFGNLSTPAAIMGNPAVAKHGKTVMHGLDRAVQNLDDIKNTYTALSVMHSEKLHVDPDNFRLLADCITVCVAAKLGPTAFSADTQEAFQKFLAVVVSALGRQYH; this is encoded by the exons ATGGTCGACTGGACAGATGCTGAGCGCAGTGCCATCGTAGGCCTGTGGGGAAAGATCAGCGTGGATGAGATCGGACCCCAGGCCCTGGCCAG aCTTCTGATCGTGTCTCCATGGACTCAGAGACACTTCAGCACCTTCGGCAACCTGTCCACACCCGCTGCCATCATGGGTAACCCCGCCGTGGCCAAGCACGGAAAGACCGTGATGCACGGACTGGACAGAGCTGTGCAGAACCTGGATGACATCAAGAACACCTATACTGCACTGAGTGTGATGCACTCCGAGAAACTGCACGTGGATCCCGACAACTTCAGG CTCCTTGCCGACTGCATCACCGTGTGCGTGGCGGCCAAGCTCGGTCCCACCGCTTTCAGTGCTGATACTCAGGAAGCCTTCCAGAAGTTCCTGGCTGTCGTTGTGTCCGCTCTTGGCAGACAGTACCACTAG
- the LOC120036921 gene encoding hemoglobin subunit alpha-like, whose translation MSLTAKDKSVVKAFWGKISGKADVVGAEALGRMLTAYPQTKTYFSHWADLSPGSGPVKKHGGIIMGAIGNAVGLMDNLVGGLSALSDLHAFELRVDPGNFKILSHNILVTLAIHFPADFTPEVHIAVDKFLAALSAALADKYR comes from the exons ATGAGTCTGACAGCTAAGGACAAATCTGTGGTCAAGGCCTTCTGGGGCAAGATTAGTGGAAAGGCAGATGTCGTCGGCGCTGAGGCTCTGGGAAG GATGCTGACTGCTTACCCCCAGACTAAGACCTACTTCTCCCACTGGGCTGACCTGAGCCCCGGCTCTGGCCCAGTCAAGAAGCATGGAGGCATCATCATGGGTGCAATTGGTAATGCTGTCGGACTGATGGACAACCTCGTGGGTGGACTGAGTGCTCTCAGCGATCTGCACGCCTTCGAGCTGCGCGTTGACCCTGGAAACTTCAAG ATTCTGTCCCACAACATCCTTGTCACCCTGGCTATTCACTTCCCTGCGGATTTCACCCCCGAAGTGCACATTGCTGTGGATAAATTCCTTGCAGCCTTGTCCGCTGCCCTGGCTGACAAATACAGATAA